The nucleotide window AGTCAGCAAAAAGATTAACTAATGCATGCACAATTGCACATGAAAAGATAAAACAGAATAGAAACATACAGCAAAACATAACCGAACAAGTAAATCTAGTCCATGGAGTGATCTCAAAGTCAACATCTATATCTTTTCCAGACAAATTTGGAGTTTGACCAATACTGCCTATGTAAGAATCAAATCAATCAATACtaagaatcaaatttattattaaagcaacaaattcaactcaTTGATAATTttcatcaacaaaaaatttagctCCAAATTTAACTCATTGATGATTTTCATCAACCCAAATGTTAGCTCATGTTATTAGCACCAAATTCAGAAAATCCTACATCATTCATGATTTACAGCAACATTTAGATCAGAAACAAAGTAAATTAATTGATTAGCAATTCAACATCATCTCAAAATACAAGGAGAAGGGAAATCTGGAAAAGACAGAATAGGGGAAGCGACGATGCAGGGACTCACCAACGGACTACGGTCCACGGCGACAGCGAGGTCCAAAACCAGAAGACGACGAGCGACGACAATCCGACGAGTTGCTCCTGTCGCCAGCAACGAGGAGCCCAGGGAAGGCCGCGACACATGGAGACGCCGGCGAGTGTGACTGAGATGAGGCTCGAGTGAGACTGAGAGAGACTCTAGTGGGCTagtgtgagagagaagagagagtttcAGTATGCgaattgagagagagagagagaaagagagggagagacgTTCTTTGAGAAAGATGTAAGAAAATCCAGGAAAGATGAAGAACagttcttttgaatttttgtttttcagatgtgtagaaattagggtttatggAATAGTATCCACGAAATTGATAGCAgatgttgttttattttttaaattgtttaaaatttataaatataaatgagctcaattttaagatttgattaattttaggagataaattttgttctaacataaaaaaaaggggtaTTTGGGtctttttgtaaaattaaataaaaaattattttttatttttgttaaattataaggatattttagtaaaaatattgatataatatatattttttttaaaaaaaataaatgctgATGAAGATAATATAACCCACATGGCgttttattatttgtctttatttttattgtatcgGTACGTATAAATTTATCATTGTACCGTAGCAAACACCAAttgaaaaatagatataatagatataaataaggaaatagagataacagatatagatcggcaaatagagatgacagatatagattgaaaaaatagagataacagatatagatcggccaATAGACATAACAGATATAAATCGGCAAATAGAGataactaatataaataaaaaaatagagatgatAGATATAGATCAGAAAAATATATACAGATCGGCAAATGGATATAACAGATATAGATTTgcaaatagagataacagatatagattGGCAGATAGAGATGATAGATATAGATCGGCCTTTTTCAGGCCTTAATGATCTATTATATGACCTTTGTTTACAAAGGTGCAAGTAAGTTTGAAGTTACTGGAAGGAAATACGGCCTATAGAAAGAAGGGTGTTTATTTCGAGACCTCGTAGTGGCGCCAATTGTTCTTGTGTGAATAACCTGGACGTAGCCTCGGCTACAGGAGTTGACGCCGAGTTTTAGCCTTTAATGCCGAGCTATAGGCTGAGATGATCCGAGCTCTTCGTCTAGAGAGATATCACGTCACGGAAAGTATGAACAAAGGAGGAGTGTACCTACAAAAGGCACTCTGATGCCTAAGTTAGTACTGAGAATTCAGTGTCCCGTCTGAGGATAAAATATCACACCTTTATAGGTGAGGTGAAGATGGTCGGTTACATTCTATTGATGATCTGAATTGAAGAGCAGTTATTAGGTTTTAATGAGTGATAATGCCTGGTCGGACAtttttattctaagatgtaGTCCGTTGAGTCTGAAACGTATAATGCCGAGTTATAACGTAAAGTACCAAGTTATTGTATATAATATCGAGTTATGACATTAGATTTGTAATGGCTGTATCAATTGTCAaccctaaaatttttttatggatgtatatttttcttttaattcaatttttatcaCTCGTTAATAAAGAGAATATTATTCTATCTCCAAAATAGTAGATAATATGGACATTTGTCTTcaatatgaaaaaaaagtgCAACATATGGGATTGAAAAGATCAGAGATAGAATGTTAACACTGATGagagatttttttgtttttcggaCAGGTGATGAGAGTTAAACTGTTTAGTTATAATAAACGTTCTTCACATATTTTTGTCAAATAGAGCAAGTCATAAAGCAAGAGGAGCCCAGGTAATTATAACTAGGTTTGTTAATGGGCTCATAACACAAGATGTCATTTTTTGGTACCAATATACATGTTCAAGTCCATCCAGCCTCATGACCTCCACAtttaaatgaaaacaaaaaactgtgtccaaaaatatataaaaaaaaaagaaaaacaaaacgaAAGAAAATATATTGAGAATCGCTGGAGTAATTCAAGAGCAATTTAACCCTATAACATTGCatgggtaaaaataaaaaaacctagTTTCTTTAAAatctatattattaaaaaaaaattaaaatatccttATGTGCAAGATTGgtgtaaataataatatttgaaagGTTCAAGTAGCTTATTCTAGGGTGAGGCTAAAAAAGTAAAAGGTTAACTTTGTGTAAAATAATTTGACATGATAAAATTCTTCATTTTATAGAAAGATTATTATGAAAGCAAGGGTCCAACATTAGGACTTGCTTCATCTCTTCTAActgttttaacttttatattataaaagcCACCATTAAACTAGCTAGAAATCATTTCATCCTATAATAGAAGTATAGAACTACAtccaataatttttgttaaagaaaATGTCAGGTCAATTCCTAAAAAACATATTTGTATTTCCTGGTCTTGTTAATAACAAGCATTTACCTTGACACAAATAATTAAGAacccattaaaaaaaatttataaccaTAGAACACatgtatttgtatttattataatgattcttattttatttttaacaaattaagtTGTGAATTGTGATATAACACACCAATCACATTTCCTAACTTATTAATTACAAGGTTGATAGTCTAACAACCAGCAGGAGTTACCATCAAGTTACACaaataagtaaataacaaatattcaaataataatataattagtttattttaattttttttctctgacAAAAAATTCGTACATAATTTAATTGAATTCAATGCGAGTTAACCTTAGACCTAGAATATACTAGTCTATAGTGTTATAGTCTATGGTTGTCGCTATCACACATAACCCATTCATTTCACTTGGTTATTTTCCCGGCAACACCTCAGAAACCCTAATTTCCCAGTTTTGCACCGTTTCTCACTGAATTCAACGCTTTCCGTTCCCTCTAAAAATCAACTCTGACAATTCTCCACAAATCGAATCCTCCTTACTGAAAAGTTTCCTTTTTTCGTTTCCGGTGTAAGTTTTGCTGATATCGTCAGCTTGGGTGTGCGTGCGCTttgtggttttttttttgggtgtttGTGGTTGAAGGTCCTTCAATGGCGGAGGACCGGAAGAATGAGGGAAGTGACTACAGTTCGGAGGAGGAAGGAACTGAGGATTACAGGCGCGGAGGGTACCATGCGGTTCGGATTGGGGATACATTCAAGAATGGATGTTATGTGGTTCAGAGCAAGCTTGGTTGGGGCCATTTTTCCACCGTGTGGCTCGCTTGGGACACTCAGAAATCGGNNNNNNNNNNNATAGATATAACAAGAAAAAAACAATTGATGGCTTGGAAGAAGCCGagttttgtgttttaattggGTTATGGCTTTAAGAATGATTGGCATTGTTTCAACGGAAGAGGACTTTGTGGAAAGTTTAGGATTTCCTATTTTATCTGAATTTTTCTATGGGGAAAATTTTGCTAAAAGGATTTTATTCCAATTGTCATTGAAACAGTTTTCATCAGTGTTCTATGTTTGGCATTctaaagaaatatataattcTTAATTGTTAGATAAGATAGCTAGATTCTGCTTCTTAATGCTTTGTTTTGCTAGAGAAGTTGACAAAACTTTGTAATCAGTTGTTCATATTATATTGCCTTGTTGCTTTTTTTACTGCAATGTTGTTGATGTAGATTGTAATCTGTGGCTATGTTATTCTTCAATTTGGAACTATATGAATTGATGTGGGCGATTATTTGTCTTCAGAGATATGTCGCCCTAAAAATTCAGAAGAGTGCTCAGCACTACACTGAAGCAGCAATGGATGAAATAAAGATTCTCAAACAAATTGCAGATGGAGATCCACATGACAATAAATGTGTTGTGAAGCTTTTGGATCACTTCAAGCATTCAGGACCCAATGGCCAGCATGTCTGTATGGTTTTTGAATTCCTTGGGGACAATCTTCTCACTCTTATCAAGTATAGTGATTATCGAGGAGTTCCTCTTCCCATAGTTAAGGAAATCTGCTTCCATATTTTGGTGGGTTTGGATTACTTGCATCGTGAGCTTTCTATAATACACACTGATTTGAAGCCGGAGAATGTCTTGCTTCTGTCACCACTGGATCCATCTAAGGATCCTAGGAAATCAGGCATTCCACTTATTGCTCCAAATACGAAGGAGAAGATCAGCAATGGGACCATAAAAGACGAAAGAAGTTTGCATGCAGACTTGACCAAGAaccagaaaaagaaaatgcgGAAAAAGGCTAAAAAGGCAGCTCAAGCTTGTGTTGGGATGGAAAGTCCCGAGGAAGCCGAGGAGGATGGTAAAACACCTGAGCAAGATGAATGTAGTAAAGATGTGGAACTAAGTTTAGAATCCAGTGAAGTTAATGGTTCTGTGGGCAAAGATGAATCGACAAAGGCTTCTGAAACCAAGGATGATCCCCAAGGAAGCCGTGGTCAAAGGAAATCTGAAAGAAAGAAGTTACTTGCCTCTGCTGATCTTAAGTGCAAGCTGGTTGATTTTGGTAATGCGTGTTGGACTTATAAACAATTCACAAACGATATTCAGACGAGGCAGTATAGATGTCCTGAAGTTATTCTCGGATCAAAATACTCAACTCCAGCAGATCTATGGTCTTTTGCGTGCATTTGCTTTGAGCTTGCGACTGGTGATGTTCTTTTTGATCCTCACAGTGGTGACAACTATGACAGGGATGAGGTGATCATCTTTTTAGAATTGAATTTACTGATTGGCTTTTTTTCATATCATTAGCTTATGACTTTGAAAACTCTCTAACTTAAATCGATGGACTACTTTATTGATGTTTCAGAATTTTCTTTGCAGGATCATCTGGCCTTGATGATGGAGCTTCTCGGAATGATGCCTCGCAAGGTAAGCATGTCAACGTCCAAGTtgttaataatataattcaatttGCATCATGACATAaccaagaaaaaatatatatacaacatACCTAACTACCTACTATTGGTTGTTTCTACATGTCATTCAGTCATTTCATTATGGACACCACTTTCCTTGTCCTATTGCTGGTggatatttttctttcttaatgACATCTGATACCAGAGAATGAAACAATATGTTGGTTTTTTgcatttctttttatattttaattttgatattctaTAAGTGTGAAGCTATTTGTACCATCAACCAATTATACACACTACACACctacaaaaaatttttgtgaTAATTATTGCAAGTGTGAAACCCTTTTAGTTATATGGCAATTTATGGTTGAGCTACATAGCAGAATATAAatggaattttatttttaattgtcaGTAAGTATCAATATTTTGTTTGTTCCCAACTGCTAAGAGCAAATATTTCCTTTAGATTGCATTAGGTGGTCGTTATTCGCGCGAGTTTTTCAATAGATATGGTGATTTGAGGCACATCCGTCAGTTGCGGTTCTGGCCTCTTAACAAAGTACTGATGGAGAAATATGATTTCAGCGAGCAAGATGCAAATGACATGGCTGGCTTCATTATTCCATTACTGGATTTTGTCCCTGACAAGAGGCCAACAGCAGCTCAGTGCCTTACTCATCCATGGTTGAGTACAAGACCTCAGACTCTCAAACCTTCGTCCACACCTGTGCAACCGGGGGAGAAAGATGGAGAGACATTGGAAAAGACAAAGGAAAAGGCTGAGCTGGAAGCTGTGGAAGTTGGCATTGGGAATATAGCTATTGATGGAGCTCCAAAGCCAGTTGAAATGTCCCAAACTATACAACAGttgtcaaaataaatagaaatgcatcctgtttttgtttatttggaAATGCAATGAAGGGCCCTTTGATGAGTGATATTCATGGAACTGTTGTATTAGACCTTATATGAAGCAATGGGTCCCATATCAAATTTGGGGTGAGGTATTTTTTGAAGCTTTGAATTTCGGTAGCCCTTGATTGGATGAGGCATGGTGCATGGATGTCCTTTCTGATGTGCTGCAGTAATATTACCTTTTGAGGCCTTCCCTTATTCCAGAATGGCTCAGATAGCTTCCTTCACATTCAACATAAAATGTCTCGGGCTGTAAACACTAATgtcctttattatttatttttattgagttctccCCAGAAACTTCTTCCTAGATtaggtttttcttttttccttttgaaAATGTTACTTGTGAGGGGTTTGAATTGTATATCTGAATGAGTTATATCCGTTAATTCTTGATGTGTTCATATCAGAATTTGTTGATGAAGACTTTGCCCCCTAatacgtttttttttttgccccCTAATANNNNNNNNNNNNNNNNNNNNNNNNNNNNNNNNNNNNNNNTTCATACAAAAGCTTCATCGTATGCAGAGATATTATATATTTCGAAACTTTAGTTTCTTAGCTTGTTTTAAAGAGAACTCTGAAAAACTAACGGGTTGAGTTGTTTAGTGACTGCAATTATCCGAGTGACTTGGTGGATTTGAAAAACTAACGGGCTGGGTTCGGATTTGTTGGGGCTTCGTTCGAAATATCAGACTACCAGACTCGCAATTCCAAGAATctttatttgtgtataaatatattatttaatttattttttatatgtattttatatttcaatatatattttatacaaacaattaatttgATAAGTCCAATTAAATTAGtgtaatataacaaaaatcaattataactagtattattttaaattttattatttaacttagtTAGACTTGGTTCATAAAAAGATTTGGATGTGTAATATTACTctctttttttggagttaaacccAGAGTGGTTCCTGAGATTCATAAAATGCACCGATTTAGTCCCTGACTTCTCAATTGCACTAATTACGTTTTCCAGATTGCAAAAAATGCATCAACATGGTCCTTGTCTAATTTTTCGTTTTCATAATTCTTGCCGGCGAGAGTGACATGGCGAATAATTGCCACACTGGAGGATGGAAAACGTCGTCGTATTGGGTTTTGGCGCTAAACCCATAACTAGACACTTCgtcttcctcatcttctgcgAACTGAAAGCGCCAAACCCTGGCATTCGAGAGTTCTGGCGAGGCTTTTCGGAGTGaaacaagttggagttcagagGAACCTGGTCATCGTTGGCTCAAGATCGCTGAAGGAAGGAGCAAAGATTCTGCGTGAAATCCCATGTGACAGAGGTAGGCATGCAGTATATTAGATagtgttgttttgtttttcataGTGGTAATGTATCCATCATTATGGATTTTACTTGGAAATTTGGTGTAGATTGATGAAAAACCATGGATGCTATGTTAGTAGCTAGGGTTTTTTGCACTTGGTGGTGTGGGTAGGGGTTATCGGAATGTTCTGTTTTCAAATTGAAAATATGGTCATTTCTATAATGACATAGTCACTGAAGTAGTTATTAGTAAGCAATTTTGGAATATAATCTGTTGTTGTTTGCTGATTTCATATGTTAGATAAAATGTATTTTTTCGTTACAGATAGAAAAGTTG belongs to Arachis duranensis cultivar V14167 chromosome 8, aradu.V14167.gnm2.J7QH, whole genome shotgun sequence and includes:
- the LOC127741168 gene encoding uncharacterized protein LOC127741168; translation: MAEDRKNEGSDYSSEEEGTEDYRRGGYHAVRIGDTFKNGCYVVQSKLGWGHFSTVWLAWDTQKSXQRYVALKIQKSAQHYTEAAMDEIKILKQIADGDPHDNKCVVKLLDHFKHSGPNGQHVCMVFEFLGDNLLTLIKYSDYRGVPLPIVKEICFHILVGLDYLHRELSIIHTDLKPENVLLLSPLDPSKDPRKSGIPLIAPNTKEKISNGTIKDERSLHADLTKNQKKKMRKKAKKAAQACVGMESPEEAEEDGKTPEQDECSKDVELSLESSEVNGSVGKDESTKASETKDDPQGSRGQRKSERKKLLASADLKCKLVDFGNACWTYKQFTNDIQTRQYRCPEVILGSKYSTPADLWSFACICFELATGDVLFDPHSGDNYDRDEDHLALMMELLGMMPRKIALGGRYSREFFNRYGDLRHIRQLRFWPLNKVLMEKYDFSEQDANDMAGFIIPLLDFVPDKRPTAAQCLTHPWLSTRPQTLKPSSTPVQPGEKDGETLEKTKEKAELEAVEVGIGNIAIDGAPKPVEMSQTIQQLSK